The Engystomops pustulosus chromosome 4, aEngPut4.maternal, whole genome shotgun sequence genome contains a region encoding:
- the DOK2 gene encoding docking protein 2 isoform X1 — protein MDGGLVKQGALYVQHQQRFGKKWKRVWAQLYEATSSGLARLEMYEGTQPPETGRKQECWKLLQLSECVSLSDRCGESCPKDTRAFSIETAQRVYLIASDIPEQPNWVRSLCKLAFPQERRTLERTGSQTMISSLQLQENSLYSTSQEASAGGQFAVRVRQTDAASRCGLSGMYTLVAEVKCLSLKDRQMGNVLFSWPYPYLRRFGRDKSMFSFEAGRRCTSGEGHFEFETSHGSQIFQAIESAIKAGHNDSPVAHEQHQDEGSSLPRQPPRSTSLTAAPANPTVPNTKSQSQPESEYAVPFDKVAQNLLATGFGGLLGPNVPPQAKARKAHKPEHIYDEPELTPVYDEPEGIRVDAWKSQATDAHEIGYEYPYLPGWDDYAVPRGGAKTCQREVQEPEEEWGTQGTKEREYDNITLKAMKES, from the exons AAGTGGAAGAGAGTATGGGCCCAGCTGTATGAAGCTACCTCCTCCGGCCTGGCGCGTCTGGAGATGTATGAGGGCACCCAGCCCCCCGAAACGGGGCGCAAGCAAGAGTGCTGGAAACTGCTGCAGCTCAGTGAATGTGTGAGCCTATCAGATCGCTGCGGAGAGAGCTGCCCAAAAGACACCCGGGCGTTCAGCATCGAGACAGCACAGAGGGTCTACCTGATCGCTAGTGACATCCCCGAACAGCCAAACTGGGTGAGATCCCTCTGCAAACTGGCCTTCCCTCAG GAGCGCAGGACTTTGGAGCGGACGGGAAGCCAGACAATGATTTCCAGTCTCCAACTACAAGAGAACTCTCTGTACAGCACCAGCCAGGAGGCTTCGGCAG GGGGTCAGTTTGCGGTGAGGGTAAGGCAGACCGATGCGGCGTCTCGCTGTGGCCTCTCCGGTATGTACACACTTGTGGCTGAAGTCAAGTGTCTTTCCCTGAAGGATCGCCAAATGGGAAATGTGCTCTTCAGCTGGCCGTACCCGTACCTGAGGAGGtttggaagagacaag TCCATGTTTTCCTTCGAGGCGGGCCGGCGCTGTACTTCCGGAGAAGGTCACTTTGAATTTGAAACATCCCACGGGAGTCAAATCTTCCAGGCCATCGAGTCTGCCATCAAAGCGGGTCACAACGATTCTCCGGTCGCCCATGAACAACATCAGGATGAAGGGTCCAGTCTCCCGCGCCAGCCGCCTCGCTCCACCTCTCTAACAGCGGCTCCTGCCAACCCAACTGTGCCCAACACCAAGAGCCAATCCCAACCCGAGAGTGAGTATGCCGTGCCCTTCGATAAAGTGGCACAAAACCTTTTGGCTACAGGATTCGGAGGTCTTCTAGGACCTAATGTCCCCCCACAAGCGAAAGCCAGAAAGGCTCATAAACCTGAGCATATATATGACGAGCCAGAGCTGACCCCCGTGTATGACGAACCCGAGGGAATCAGGGTGGACGCTTGGAAAAGTCAAGCCACCGATGCCCATGAGATTGGCTACGAATATCCCTATCTACCAGGATGGGATGATTACGCCGTGCCCAGGGGAGGGGCAAAGACTTGCCAAAGAGAGGTGCAAGAACCGGAGGAAGAATGGGGGACACAGGGTACAAAGGAAAGGGAATATGACAATATCACATTGAAAGCCATGAAGGAGAGCTGA
- the DOK2 gene encoding docking protein 2 isoform X2: MYEGTQPPETGRKQECWKLLQLSECVSLSDRCGESCPKDTRAFSIETAQRVYLIASDIPEQPNWVRSLCKLAFPQERRTLERTGSQTMISSLQLQENSLYSTSQEASAGGQFAVRVRQTDAASRCGLSGMYTLVAEVKCLSLKDRQMGNVLFSWPYPYLRRFGRDKSMFSFEAGRRCTSGEGHFEFETSHGSQIFQAIESAIKAGHNDSPVAHEQHQDEGSSLPRQPPRSTSLTAAPANPTVPNTKSQSQPESEYAVPFDKVAQNLLATGFGGLLGPNVPPQAKARKAHKPEHIYDEPELTPVYDEPEGIRVDAWKSQATDAHEIGYEYPYLPGWDDYAVPRGGAKTCQREVQEPEEEWGTQGTKEREYDNITLKAMKES, encoded by the exons ATGTATGAGGGCACCCAGCCCCCCGAAACGGGGCGCAAGCAAGAGTGCTGGAAACTGCTGCAGCTCAGTGAATGTGTGAGCCTATCAGATCGCTGCGGAGAGAGCTGCCCAAAAGACACCCGGGCGTTCAGCATCGAGACAGCACAGAGGGTCTACCTGATCGCTAGTGACATCCCCGAACAGCCAAACTGGGTGAGATCCCTCTGCAAACTGGCCTTCCCTCAG GAGCGCAGGACTTTGGAGCGGACGGGAAGCCAGACAATGATTTCCAGTCTCCAACTACAAGAGAACTCTCTGTACAGCACCAGCCAGGAGGCTTCGGCAG GGGGTCAGTTTGCGGTGAGGGTAAGGCAGACCGATGCGGCGTCTCGCTGTGGCCTCTCCGGTATGTACACACTTGTGGCTGAAGTCAAGTGTCTTTCCCTGAAGGATCGCCAAATGGGAAATGTGCTCTTCAGCTGGCCGTACCCGTACCTGAGGAGGtttggaagagacaag TCCATGTTTTCCTTCGAGGCGGGCCGGCGCTGTACTTCCGGAGAAGGTCACTTTGAATTTGAAACATCCCACGGGAGTCAAATCTTCCAGGCCATCGAGTCTGCCATCAAAGCGGGTCACAACGATTCTCCGGTCGCCCATGAACAACATCAGGATGAAGGGTCCAGTCTCCCGCGCCAGCCGCCTCGCTCCACCTCTCTAACAGCGGCTCCTGCCAACCCAACTGTGCCCAACACCAAGAGCCAATCCCAACCCGAGAGTGAGTATGCCGTGCCCTTCGATAAAGTGGCACAAAACCTTTTGGCTACAGGATTCGGAGGTCTTCTAGGACCTAATGTCCCCCCACAAGCGAAAGCCAGAAAGGCTCATAAACCTGAGCATATATATGACGAGCCAGAGCTGACCCCCGTGTATGACGAACCCGAGGGAATCAGGGTGGACGCTTGGAAAAGTCAAGCCACCGATGCCCATGAGATTGGCTACGAATATCCCTATCTACCAGGATGGGATGATTACGCCGTGCCCAGGGGAGGGGCAAAGACTTGCCAAAGAGAGGTGCAAGAACCGGAGGAAGAATGGGGGACACAGGGTACAAAGGAAAGGGAATATGACAATATCACATTGAAAGCCATGAAGGAGAGCTGA